The following proteins come from a genomic window of Mycobacterium sp. DL:
- a CDS encoding aminomethyltransferase family protein yields MIERFRVAPGSVTAVRVFGGDRLEIIDHHGRQPAELTVLASDPRAVAGAQPDAAATVLRHLVAGPDENGYAAGRILTLLSRHRVEQHDAVATRLFDTDSAAGTRVGFPVDDDAVVLIAAPASPMRLAQADPNPPSEVVVEVRRADPTRPEPQELPAPLAEPLWDMHIDASTASSYEVRAGQFIQIIDVAGRQCSDFLAFDARALGDGSEFGLDATTTRTIGGGAYPQPGLFGKFFDRRARPLVEVVRDTVGRHDTFALACTAKYYADQGYPGHVNCTDNFNVALDGFGIAARQGWPALNLFYNTAFDAQHQLISDEPWSRAGDYVLFRASTDLVCASSACPDDIDPANGWLPTDIHVRVYDSTRRFSVAVGHRLTPESEPVLTKPTAFAARTEKLTAQFTEYRGYWLPTGFDNFGAHQEYWACRERVAVMDLSALRKFEVLGPDAEALLQATLTRNIRRLARGQVVYSAMCTEAGGVVDDCTVLRLGDNNFRFIGGDPYDGVWLRTQADRLGLKQVWIKDSSDQMHNIAVQGPASRDLLADLVWSPPGQPALRDLGWFRFLIGRLGGPEGVPLLVSRTGYSGELGYELWVHPDDAETLWDRVWNAGAPHGLAPLGLDALELLRVESGLVAAGHEFDDQIDPFEAGIGFTVPLKTKADDFVGREALIERKAHPQRALVGLRLDGNEVAEHGDCVHIGRSQVGVITSGVRSPILSTSIALCRIAVQYTEPGTQVEVGKLDGHRKRIPATVSTFPFYDPDKSRPRA; encoded by the coding sequence ATGATCGAGCGATTCCGAGTCGCTCCGGGATCGGTCACCGCGGTCCGGGTCTTCGGTGGTGATCGACTCGAGATCATCGACCACCACGGCCGCCAGCCCGCTGAACTGACCGTGCTCGCCTCCGACCCCCGCGCTGTCGCCGGCGCACAACCCGACGCGGCGGCGACCGTGCTGCGGCATCTGGTCGCCGGCCCCGACGAAAACGGCTACGCCGCCGGTCGCATCCTGACGCTGCTGTCCCGACATCGGGTGGAGCAGCACGACGCCGTGGCCACCCGACTCTTCGACACGGACTCGGCGGCGGGCACCCGCGTCGGCTTCCCCGTCGACGACGACGCCGTCGTCCTCATCGCCGCGCCGGCATCGCCGATGCGCCTGGCGCAAGCCGACCCGAACCCGCCCTCGGAGGTGGTCGTCGAGGTCCGTCGCGCCGATCCGACTCGGCCCGAACCGCAGGAGCTACCCGCGCCATTGGCGGAACCACTGTGGGACATGCACATCGACGCCTCGACCGCATCGTCGTATGAAGTGCGTGCCGGCCAGTTCATCCAGATCATCGATGTGGCGGGCCGGCAGTGTTCGGACTTCCTGGCCTTCGACGCCCGCGCCCTCGGTGACGGCTCCGAGTTCGGGTTGGACGCCACCACCACCCGGACCATCGGCGGCGGCGCCTACCCGCAACCGGGACTGTTCGGGAAGTTCTTCGACCGTCGCGCGCGCCCCCTCGTCGAGGTGGTTCGCGACACGGTGGGTCGCCATGACACGTTTGCGCTGGCGTGCACCGCCAAGTACTACGCCGACCAGGGTTACCCGGGCCACGTCAACTGCACCGACAACTTCAACGTCGCCCTCGACGGGTTCGGCATCGCCGCCCGCCAGGGATGGCCGGCCCTGAACCTGTTCTACAACACCGCCTTCGACGCGCAGCATCAGTTGATCTCCGACGAACCGTGGTCACGTGCCGGCGACTACGTGTTGTTCCGCGCGTCCACAGACCTGGTCTGCGCATCGTCGGCATGCCCCGACGACATCGATCCGGCCAACGGCTGGCTGCCCACCGACATCCACGTCCGTGTCTACGACTCGACCAGGAGGTTCTCTGTTGCGGTGGGACATCGGCTCACGCCGGAATCGGAGCCGGTGTTGACCAAGCCGACCGCGTTTGCGGCCCGAACCGAGAAGCTGACAGCACAATTCACCGAGTACCGCGGCTACTGGCTGCCCACCGGCTTCGACAACTTCGGCGCGCACCAGGAGTACTGGGCCTGCCGCGAGCGGGTCGCCGTGATGGATCTGTCCGCGCTGCGCAAGTTCGAGGTGCTCGGCCCCGATGCCGAAGCGCTGCTGCAGGCGACGCTCACCCGCAACATCCGTCGGTTGGCCCGCGGTCAGGTCGTGTATTCGGCGATGTGCACCGAAGCCGGCGGTGTCGTCGACGACTGCACCGTGCTTCGTCTGGGTGACAACAACTTCCGGTTCATCGGTGGCGATCCGTACGACGGCGTCTGGCTGCGCACCCAGGCGGACAGGCTCGGCCTCAAGCAGGTCTGGATCAAGGACTCCTCCGATCAGATGCACAACATCGCCGTCCAGGGTCCGGCGAGTCGAGACCTGCTCGCCGACCTGGTGTGGAGTCCACCGGGCCAACCGGCGCTGCGGGATCTGGGCTGGTTCCGCTTCCTGATCGGGCGCCTCGGAGGTCCCGAAGGAGTGCCGCTACTCGTATCGCGTACCGGGTACTCCGGCGAACTCGGCTACGAACTGTGGGTCCACCCCGACGACGCCGAGACGCTGTGGGACCGGGTGTGGAACGCCGGCGCACCGCATGGCCTGGCACCGCTCGGTCTGGATGCACTGGAATTGTTGCGGGTCGAGTCCGGCCTGGTCGCCGCAGGCCATGAGTTCGACGACCAGATAGACCCTTTCGAGGCCGGCATCGGGTTCACCGTCCCGTTGAAGACCAAGGCCGACGACTTCGTCGGCCGGGAGGCGCTGATCGAACGGAAGGCCCATCCGCAGCGCGCACTGGTCGGACTTCGCCTCGACGGCAACGAGGTAGCCGAGCACGGCGACTGTGTGCACATCGGCCGCTCCCAGGTCGGCGTCATCACCAGCGGTGTCCGGTCCCCCATCCTGAGCACGAGTATCGCGTTGTGCCGGATCGCAGTTCAGTACACCGAGCCCGGCACCCAGGTCGAGGTCGGCAAGCTCGACGGCCACCGCAAGCGAATACCCGCCACCGTCAGCACCTTTCCGTTCTACGACCCCGACAAGTCCCGTCCCCGCGCGTGA
- a CDS encoding ethanolamine utilization protein, which translates to MVTSGFWQTLPQMPLEQYPGTEGFIDDVYANPNGVPMCSGYFELRNTDAPLDYYYDYDEMKIVLEGEFRLENADTGQVQIAKAKDAIFFPKGSRILFSTPDRALAFYVGYRSFAP; encoded by the coding sequence CTGGTGACATCCGGTTTCTGGCAGACCCTGCCGCAGATGCCGTTGGAGCAGTACCCGGGCACCGAGGGCTTCATCGACGACGTCTACGCCAACCCCAACGGGGTGCCGATGTGTTCGGGCTACTTCGAACTCCGCAACACCGACGCCCCTCTGGACTACTACTACGACTACGACGAGATGAAGATCGTGCTCGAAGGCGAGTTCCGCCTGGAGAACGCGGACACCGGCCAGGTGCAGATCGCCAAGGCGAAGGACGCCATCTTCTTCCCGAAGGGTTCTCGCATCCTGTTCTCCACCCCGGACCGGGCACTGGCGTTCTACGTCGGCTACCGGTCGTTCGCACCGTGA
- a CDS encoding lysylphosphatidylglycerol synthase transmembrane domain-containing protein, which produces MRVDGRDIAVSGSLLQPLTRRTNDIVRLMLATAFLVVVITSSLITRYEWEALEKSLSDLVGVLSPTQSNAVYLVYGVAILALPFMILIGLIVARQWKLLGAYAAAGIIAILSLSITGNGIAAPQWHFDLTDRLDGLLSQFLDDPRWIAMLAAVLTVSGPWLPARWRRWWWALLLAFVPIHLVVSAVVPARSLLGLAVGWFVGALVVLVVGTPALEVPLDGAVRAMTRRGFRVSELKVVRPAGRGPLVLTATDGRESDAAEACVALVELYGPHQRGGGALRQFWGKLRLRDSETAPLQTSMRRAVEHRALMAVAVGDLGLANTSPIAVATLDRGWTVYGHRPPRGTPIDDCVDETPVTRVWDSLGILHSQQISHGDLRSKEITVVEGTPMFGGFTYAEYGASDAHLHSDIAQLLLTTTDLYGAEPAVRAAITVFGNETVLAASRRLTKSAVPSRVWVSVRDAGTALSTARDEVKRQTGADQIKAETITRFTRGQLIQIVLLVALVYVAYPFIASVPVFFSELRSANWWWALAGLAVSALKYLGAGAALWACADGLVKFRNLAIMQVANTFAATTTPAGVGGLALSTRFLQKGGLGALRATTAVALQQSVQVITHLTLLIFFSAAVGVSADLSRFVPSATVLYLIAGAALGVVGVFLFVPKLRHWLATAVRPRLKEVLDDLGELAREPKRLAVIVLGCAATTLGAALALWASIEAFGGDVSFVTVTIVTMVGGTLAAAAPTPGGVGAVEAALIGGLAAFGVPAAIAVPSVLLYRILTCWLPVFIGWPIMRWLTRNDMI; this is translated from the coding sequence ATGCGAGTTGACGGGCGGGACATCGCTGTCTCAGGAAGCCTGCTCCAACCGTTGACGCGGCGAACCAACGACATCGTCCGGTTGATGCTGGCCACGGCCTTCCTGGTCGTCGTCATCACCAGTTCGCTGATCACCCGCTACGAGTGGGAGGCGCTGGAGAAATCGCTGTCCGATCTGGTCGGCGTGCTCAGCCCCACGCAGTCCAACGCCGTCTACCTCGTCTACGGCGTGGCGATCCTGGCGCTGCCGTTCATGATTCTCATCGGGCTGATCGTCGCGCGCCAATGGAAGCTGCTGGGCGCCTACGCTGCGGCCGGGATCATCGCCATCCTGTCGCTGTCGATCACCGGCAACGGCATCGCCGCGCCGCAATGGCACTTCGACCTGACCGACCGCCTCGACGGGCTGCTCTCGCAGTTCCTCGACGATCCGCGGTGGATCGCGATGCTCGCGGCGGTGTTGACGGTGTCGGGCCCGTGGCTGCCGGCTCGCTGGCGGCGCTGGTGGTGGGCGTTGCTGCTGGCCTTCGTCCCGATTCATCTGGTGGTCAGCGCGGTCGTGCCGGCCCGGTCACTGCTCGGGCTCGCGGTGGGCTGGTTCGTCGGCGCGCTGGTGGTCCTCGTCGTCGGCACGCCGGCGCTGGAGGTGCCGCTGGACGGCGCGGTGCGGGCCATGACACGACGCGGGTTCCGGGTGTCGGAGCTGAAGGTCGTCCGGCCGGCCGGGCGCGGGCCGCTGGTGCTCACCGCCACCGACGGCAGGGAATCCGACGCTGCCGAAGCCTGCGTCGCGCTCGTCGAACTGTACGGACCCCATCAACGCGGCGGCGGTGCGCTGCGCCAGTTCTGGGGCAAGCTCCGGCTACGCGACAGTGAGACCGCACCCCTGCAGACCTCGATGCGCCGCGCCGTCGAACACCGCGCGCTGATGGCCGTCGCCGTCGGGGACCTCGGGCTGGCCAACACCTCGCCGATCGCGGTGGCCACGCTGGACCGCGGCTGGACCGTCTACGGCCATCGACCGCCCCGGGGTACCCCGATCGACGACTGCGTGGACGAGACACCCGTGACGCGGGTCTGGGATTCCCTCGGAATCCTCCACAGCCAGCAGATCTCCCACGGTGACCTGCGCAGCAAGGAGATCACGGTCGTCGAGGGCACCCCGATGTTCGGCGGCTTCACCTACGCCGAGTACGGCGCCTCGGACGCTCATCTGCACAGCGACATCGCCCAGCTGCTGCTGACCACGACCGACCTCTACGGAGCCGAACCGGCGGTGCGCGCGGCGATCACCGTCTTCGGCAACGAGACCGTGCTGGCGGCATCGCGTCGCCTCACCAAATCAGCTGTCCCGAGCCGGGTCTGGGTGTCGGTGCGCGACGCGGGCACCGCGCTGTCCACCGCCCGCGACGAGGTGAAACGGCAGACCGGGGCCGATCAGATCAAGGCCGAGACCATCACCCGGTTCACCCGCGGCCAGCTGATCCAGATCGTGCTGCTGGTCGCGTTGGTGTATGTCGCGTATCCGTTCATCGCCTCGGTGCCGGTGTTCTTCTCCGAGTTACGCTCGGCGAACTGGTGGTGGGCGCTGGCCGGGTTGGCGGTGTCGGCGCTGAAGTACCTCGGTGCGGGCGCCGCGCTGTGGGCGTGTGCGGACGGATTGGTGAAGTTCCGCAACCTGGCCATCATGCAGGTGGCGAACACGTTCGCCGCGACGACCACACCCGCCGGGGTCGGTGGCCTGGCACTGAGCACGAGGTTCCTGCAGAAGGGCGGACTGGGCGCGCTGCGCGCCACCACCGCTGTGGCTCTTCAGCAGTCGGTGCAGGTCATCACCCATCTCACCCTGCTGATCTTCTTCAGCGCCGCGGTCGGGGTGTCGGCGGACCTGTCACGCTTCGTGCCGAGCGCCACCGTGCTGTACCTGATCGCCGGTGCCGCACTCGGGGTCGTCGGAGTGTTCCTGTTCGTGCCGAAGCTGCGTCACTGGCTGGCCACCGCGGTGCGACCACGCCTCAAGGAGGTCCTCGACGACCTCGGCGAGCTGGCCCGCGAGCCCAAGCGGCTGGCGGTGATCGTACTCGGTTGTGCGGCAACCACTCTCGGGGCCGCACTGGCACTGTGGGCGAGCATCGAAGCATTCGGCGGCGACGTCAGCTTCGTCACCGTCACGATCGTGACGATGGTGGGCGGCACGCTCGCCGCGGCCGCGCCCACACCCGGTGGTGTCGGCGCCGTGGAGGCCGCGCTGATCGGCGGCCTCGCCGCGTTCGGCGTGCCCGCGGCGATCGCGGTGCCGTCGGTGCTGCTGTACCGGATCCTGACCTGCTGGCTGCCGGTGTTCATCGGCTGGCCGATCATGCGGTGGCTCACCCGCAACGACATGATCTAG
- the recD gene encoding exodeoxyribonuclease V subunit alpha: protein MILETFTDLFEPADIHVARRLTALAGEPDETVALAVAVAVRALRGGSVCVDLRSVAEQVGRPELPWPAPDDWLAAVTDSPMVVKTPVLRLFGDLLYLDRYWLEEQQVCDDVLALLASTLRGTVPSLDRLFPAGWEEQRSAAEVALTQSLTVLTGGPGTGKTTTVARLLALLAEQASLAGQPPLRIALAAPTGKAAARLLEAVQLEVDALDPVDRDRLPELTSSTLHRLLRSLPGNSSRFRHHRENRLPHDVIVVDETSMVSLTLMARLLEAVRPDSRLLLVGDADQLASVEAGAVLADLVDGLGGRDDVRIVSLQTSHRFGESIGALATAIRDGDDDRVIELLAAGGEHIEWLDTDEPGEQLRTVLLPHALRLREAAVRGDGAAGLAALGEHRLLCAHRRGLFGVQHWNRQIERWLTDSTGEPIWTDWYAGRPVLVTANDYGLGLYNGDTGVTVVRGTGLCAVVGSGAGPVEFATGRLSDVDTMHAMTIHKSQGSQADEITVLLPQEESRLLTRELFYTAVTRAKHRVRVVGSEPAIREAISRRVVRASGLARRLR, encoded by the coding sequence ATGATCCTCGAGACGTTCACCGACCTCTTCGAACCAGCCGACATCCACGTCGCGCGACGTCTGACCGCGCTCGCCGGGGAGCCCGACGAAACAGTCGCATTGGCGGTCGCCGTCGCAGTGAGAGCGCTTCGCGGCGGGTCGGTGTGCGTCGATCTGCGCTCGGTCGCAGAACAGGTCGGACGTCCCGAGTTACCCTGGCCGGCGCCCGATGACTGGCTGGCCGCGGTCACCGACAGCCCGATGGTGGTCAAGACGCCGGTGCTGCGACTCTTCGGCGACCTGCTGTATCTCGACAGGTACTGGCTCGAGGAACAGCAGGTGTGTGACGACGTGCTGGCGTTGTTGGCCTCGACGCTGCGCGGCACGGTGCCGAGCCTGGATCGGTTGTTCCCCGCAGGCTGGGAGGAGCAGCGATCGGCGGCCGAAGTCGCGCTGACACAATCACTTACGGTGCTGACCGGAGGGCCCGGCACCGGGAAGACCACCACCGTGGCCCGGTTGCTGGCGCTTCTGGCCGAGCAGGCGTCGCTGGCCGGGCAGCCGCCGCTGCGGATCGCGCTGGCGGCGCCGACCGGCAAGGCCGCCGCGAGACTGCTGGAAGCAGTGCAGTTGGAGGTCGACGCCCTCGATCCGGTCGATCGGGATCGGCTGCCGGAGTTGACGTCCTCGACGCTGCACCGGCTGCTGCGATCGCTGCCGGGCAACTCGTCGCGATTCCGCCATCATCGCGAGAACCGGTTGCCCCACGACGTCATCGTGGTCGACGAGACGTCGATGGTCTCGCTGACGCTGATGGCCCGACTGCTGGAGGCGGTGCGCCCGGACAGCCGCCTACTGCTGGTCGGCGACGCGGATCAGTTGGCCTCGGTGGAAGCCGGTGCTGTACTGGCGGACCTGGTCGACGGGCTCGGCGGGCGCGACGACGTCCGGATCGTGTCACTGCAGACCTCACATCGGTTCGGCGAGTCGATCGGCGCGTTGGCGACCGCCATCCGCGACGGTGACGACGACCGGGTGATCGAGTTGCTCGCGGCCGGTGGCGAGCACATCGAGTGGCTCGACACCGACGAGCCCGGTGAACAGCTACGCACCGTGCTGCTGCCGCACGCACTGCGGCTGCGTGAGGCTGCAGTGCGTGGCGACGGCGCGGCGGGGTTGGCGGCCTTGGGTGAGCACCGGCTGCTGTGCGCCCACCGCCGCGGACTATTCGGCGTACAGCACTGGAACCGGCAGATCGAGCGGTGGCTGACCGACTCGACGGGTGAACCGATCTGGACCGACTGGTACGCCGGGCGGCCGGTGCTGGTGACGGCCAACGACTACGGGCTCGGCCTGTACAACGGGGACACCGGCGTGACGGTGGTACGCGGGACCGGGCTGTGCGCGGTTGTCGGGTCGGGCGCCGGACCGGTGGAGTTCGCGACCGGCCGACTCTCCGACGTCGACACCATGCATGCGATGACCATTCACAAGAGCCAGGGCAGCCAGGCCGACGAGATCACCGTGCTGCTGCCGCAGGAGGAATCGCGGCTTCTGACCCGCGAGCTGTTCTACACCGCTGTGACCCGTGCCAAGCACCGGGTGCGGGTCGTCGGCTCCGAGCCGGCGATCCGGGAGGCGATCTCGCGGCGGGTCGTCCGCGCGTCCGGCCTGGCCCGCCGCCTGCGCTGA
- the recB gene encoding exodeoxyribonuclease V subunit beta, with product MPTFDLLGPLPARNTTTVLEASAGTGKTFALAGLVTRYLADGVATLDEMLLITFSKAASQELRERVRGQILDAVSAFHDPTRAGDNELLAHLLTGTPEELGAREQRLRDALAGFDAATIATTHQFCHLVLKSLGVAGDTDAGVTLAESLDDLVVEIVDDLYLAHFGRSHDDPPLSRGDALALARAVVQNPSAELRPVRPPEGGPAAVRMDFATAVCAELERRKRTRGILGYDDLLSRLATALEAADSPARARMHRRWSIVMVDEFQDTDPVQWQVIDRAFSGHSTLILIGDPKQAIYAFRGGDITTYLHAAATAGERRTLGTNWRSDAVLVDSLQAVLRDAELGNSDIVVRPVEAHHQGHRLAGAPHNDPFRLRVVSRDTIRTRQDKTITIGQLREHIPRDLAADIGALLTSGATYDGRPLKAGDIAVIVEMHKDGRPCFDALTEAGIPAVYTGDSDVFRSDAADDWLCLLEAFDQPHRTGLVRAAATTMFFGHTAEDLATQGDDLTNRVAETIRGWADHVRERGISAVYEAAQLAGMGRRVLSWTDGERHVTDLAHMTQVLHDAAHHQHFSLPALRDWLRTQREERSGATERNRRLDSDAAAVQIMTVYASKGLQYPVVYLPFAFNRNIRTNEAVLFHDGARRCLHIGGETSPDYSEVTKLGRREAASDDVRLTYVALTRAQSQVVAWWAPSWDEPNGGLSRLLRGRAPGDPVVPDRCDPPVPDDADAMAALRAWSDRGGPVLEDSVVASDAGVRPSAPPTGLAVRTFDRHIDASWRRTSYSGLIRAAESSGGVSSEPEVVEKDDETPGALADKPVPDPADAGVVAVPSPMADLPMGAKFGTLVHAVLETADPSASDLAAELEAQIHEHSVWWPVDVPAGELAAALVPMHDTPLGPLASGVTLRDIGFRDRLREMDFEFPLAGGDLRADAPRISLADVGKLFAQHVAADDPLVSYADRLSSGALAGQSLRGYLTGSLDVVLRVGQRYLVADYKTNWLGEPEKPLTSAAYGQSRMAEAMLHSDYPLQALLYCVVLHRFLRWRQPGYDPQVHLGGVLYLFVRGMCGEQTPVVDGHPAGVFSWQPPASLITAMSDLLAAGAVAA from the coding sequence ATGCCGACATTCGATCTGCTCGGCCCGCTGCCCGCGCGCAACACCACGACGGTGTTGGAGGCCAGCGCGGGCACCGGCAAGACGTTCGCGTTGGCCGGACTGGTGACGCGGTACCTGGCCGACGGCGTGGCGACGCTCGACGAGATGTTGCTGATCACGTTCAGCAAGGCCGCCAGCCAGGAACTGCGCGAACGCGTTCGCGGGCAGATCCTCGACGCGGTGTCGGCGTTCCACGATCCGACGAGGGCCGGTGACAACGAACTCCTTGCGCATCTGCTCACAGGCACCCCCGAGGAACTGGGCGCCCGCGAACAACGGCTTCGTGACGCCCTCGCCGGCTTCGACGCAGCCACCATCGCGACCACCCACCAGTTCTGTCATCTGGTGCTCAAATCGCTTGGTGTGGCCGGCGACACCGACGCAGGCGTGACACTGGCCGAGAGCCTCGACGATCTGGTGGTCGAGATCGTCGACGATCTCTACCTCGCGCACTTCGGCCGCAGCCACGACGACCCGCCGCTGTCCCGCGGCGACGCACTGGCCCTGGCACGCGCCGTCGTCCAGAATCCGAGCGCCGAACTGCGGCCGGTCAGGCCACCCGAGGGTGGACCCGCCGCCGTCCGGATGGACTTCGCGACGGCGGTGTGCGCAGAGCTGGAGCGCCGCAAGCGCACCCGCGGCATCCTCGGCTACGACGACCTGCTGAGCCGGCTGGCCACCGCGCTCGAGGCCGCCGATTCACCCGCTCGGGCGCGGATGCACCGGCGGTGGTCGATCGTCATGGTCGACGAATTCCAGGACACCGACCCGGTGCAGTGGCAGGTGATCGACAGGGCGTTCAGCGGCCACTCCACGCTGATCCTCATCGGCGACCCGAAGCAGGCCATCTATGCCTTCCGCGGCGGCGACATCACCACCTATCTGCACGCCGCAGCAACCGCAGGAGAACGCCGGACGCTGGGCACCAACTGGCGCAGCGACGCGGTGCTCGTCGACAGCCTGCAGGCCGTGCTCCGCGACGCCGAACTCGGCAACAGCGACATCGTCGTGCGCCCGGTCGAGGCCCACCATCAGGGGCACCGACTGGCCGGCGCCCCGCACAATGATCCGTTCCGGCTGCGGGTGGTGTCCCGCGACACCATCAGGACCCGGCAGGACAAGACAATCACGATCGGCCAACTGCGCGAACACATTCCCCGCGATCTGGCAGCCGACATCGGCGCGCTTCTGACCAGCGGGGCGACGTACGACGGACGCCCGCTGAAGGCCGGCGACATCGCGGTGATCGTCGAGATGCACAAGGACGGGCGGCCGTGTTTCGACGCGCTCACCGAGGCCGGCATCCCGGCCGTCTACACCGGTGATTCGGATGTTTTTCGATCCGATGCCGCTGACGACTGGCTCTGCCTGCTGGAGGCGTTCGACCAGCCACACCGCACCGGCCTGGTCCGGGCGGCAGCCACCACGATGTTCTTCGGCCACACCGCCGAAGACCTTGCGACACAAGGTGATGATTTGACCAACCGGGTCGCCGAGACGATCCGCGGGTGGGCCGACCACGTCCGCGAGCGCGGCATCTCGGCGGTCTACGAGGCCGCGCAACTCGCAGGCATGGGGCGCCGGGTGCTGTCGTGGACCGACGGCGAGCGGCACGTCACCGACCTCGCCCACATGACCCAGGTGCTCCATGACGCCGCCCATCATCAGCACTTCAGCCTGCCTGCGCTGCGCGACTGGCTTCGCACCCAGCGCGAAGAGCGCAGTGGCGCAACCGAACGCAACCGCCGCCTCGACAGCGATGCCGCTGCCGTGCAGATCATGACGGTGTACGCCAGCAAGGGCCTGCAGTACCCGGTGGTGTACCTGCCCTTCGCGTTCAACCGCAACATCCGGACCAATGAGGCGGTGCTGTTCCACGACGGAGCGCGGCGCTGTCTGCACATCGGCGGTGAGACCAGCCCGGACTACTCCGAGGTGACGAAGCTCGGCAGGCGCGAAGCCGCCTCCGACGATGTCCGGCTCACCTATGTCGCGCTGACGCGCGCCCAGTCGCAGGTGGTGGCTTGGTGGGCGCCGTCGTGGGATGAGCCCAACGGCGGGCTGTCACGCCTGCTGCGCGGCCGCGCCCCCGGTGATCCGGTCGTCCCCGATCGCTGTGACCCACCGGTACCGGACGACGCCGACGCGATGGCGGCGCTGCGCGCCTGGTCCGATCGGGGCGGTCCGGTGCTCGAGGATTCGGTGGTGGCATCCGATGCCGGGGTCCGGCCATCCGCGCCTCCCACCGGTCTCGCGGTGCGCACCTTCGATCGTCACATCGATGCGTCGTGGCGGCGCACGTCGTACTCCGGCCTGATCCGCGCCGCGGAGTCGTCCGGTGGGGTGTCCAGCGAGCCCGAAGTGGTGGAGAAGGACGACGAGACCCCCGGCGCGTTGGCCGACAAGCCGGTGCCCGATCCTGCCGACGCGGGCGTGGTGGCGGTCCCCTCGCCGATGGCGGACCTGCCGATGGGTGCAAAGTTCGGCACGCTGGTGCACGCGGTGTTGGAGACGGCGGACCCGTCGGCCTCCGATCTGGCCGCCGAACTCGAGGCGCAGATCCACGAACACTCGGTCTGGTGGCCCGTCGACGTACCGGCAGGGGAACTCGCCGCCGCGCTGGTTCCGATGCACGACACGCCCCTGGGACCGTTGGCTTCGGGCGTGACGCTGCGCGACATCGGATTCCGGGACCGGTTGCGGGAGATGGACTTCGAGTTCCCCCTCGCCGGTGGTGACCTGCGTGCCGACGCGCCGCGGATATCACTGGCCGACGTCGGGAAGCTGTTCGCTCAGCATGTGGCCGCCGACGACCCGCTGGTGTCGTACGCAGATCGGCTGTCGAGCGGAGCGCTGGCCGGGCAGTCGCTGAGGGGTTACCTGACGGGCTCACTCGACGTGGTGCTGCGCGTAGGGCAGCGATACCTCGTGGCCGACTACAAGACCAACTGGCTGGGTGAACCCGAGAAGCCGCTGACATCCGCCGCGTACGGTCAGTCGCGGATGGCGGAGGCGATGTTGCACTCCGACTACCCATTGCAGGCGCTGCTGTACTGCGTTGTGCTGCATCGTTTTCTGCGATGGCGTCAGCCCGGCTACGACCCGCAGGTGCATCTGGGCGGAGTGCTGTACCTGTTCGTGCGCGGAATGTGCGGCGAGCAGACCCCGGTGGTCGACGGACATCCTGCCGGGGTGTTCAGTTGGCAGCCACCGGCATCGTTGATCACCGCCATGTCGGATCTCCTCGCTGCCGGGGCGGTCGCGGCATGA